In Piliocolobus tephrosceles isolate RC106 unplaced genomic scaffold, ASM277652v3 unscaffolded_44883, whole genome shotgun sequence, a single window of DNA contains:
- the LOC113224466 gene encoding lysosomal acid glucosylceramidase-like, producing the protein MEFSREECPKPSGRVSIMAASFTGLLLLQAVSWASGRWRPCIPKSFSYNLVVCVCNATYCDSLDPLTFPALGTFSRYETTRSGRRMKLSTGTIQANRTGTGLLLTLQPEQKFQKVKGFGGAMTDAAALNILALSPPAQNLLLKSYFSEEGIGYNIIRVPMASCDFSIRTYTYADTPDDFQLHNFSLPEEDTKLKIPLIHRALQLAQRPVSLLASPWTSPTWLKTNGAVNGKGSLKGQPGDIYHQTWARYFVKFLDAYAEHKLQFWAVTAENEPSAGLLSGYPFQCLGFTPEHQRDFIARDLGPTLANSTHHNVRLLMLDDQRLLLPHWAKVVLTDPEAAKYVHGIAVHWYLDFLAPAKATLGETHRLFPNTMLFASEACVGSKFWEQSVRLGSWDRGMQYSHSIITNLLYHVVGWTDWNLALNPEGGPNWVRNFVDSPVIVDITKDTFYKQPMFYHLGHFSKFIPEGSQRVGLVASQKNDLDTVALMHPDGSAVVVVLNRSSKDVPLTIKDPAVGFLETISPGYSIHTYLWCRQ; encoded by the exons ATGGAGTTTTCCAGAGAG GAATGTCCCAAGCCTTCGGGTAGGGTAAGCATCATGGCCGCCAGCTTCACAGGATTGCTTCTACTTCAGGCAGTGTCATGGGCATCAGGTAG gtggCGCCCCTGCATCCCTAAAAGCTTCAGCTACAACTTGGTGGTCTGTGTCTGCAATGCCACATACTGTGACtctcttgatcccctgacctttCCTGCCCTCGGTACCTTCAGCCGCTATGAGACTACACGCAGTGGGCGACGGATGAAGCTGAGTACGGGGACCATCCAGGCCAATCGCACAGGCACAG GCCTGCTACTGACCCTGCAGCCAGAACAGAAGTTCCAGAAAGTGAAGGGATTTGGAGGGGCCATGACAGATGCTGCTGCTCTCAACATCCTTGCCCTGTCACCCCCTGCCCAAAATTTGCTACTTAAATCGTACTTCTCTGAAGAAG GAATCGGATATAACATCATCCGCGTACCCATGGCCAGCTGTGACTTCTCCATCCGCACCTACACATATGCAGACACCCCTGATGATTTCCAGTTGcacaacttcagcctcccagaggaaGATACCAAGCTCAAG ATACCCCTGATTCACCGAGCCCTGCAATTGGCCCAGCGTCCCGTTTCACTCCTTGCCAGCCCCTGGACATCACCCACTTGGCTCAAGACCAATGGAGCGGTGAATGGGAAGGGGTCACTCAAGGGACAGCCCGGAGACATCTACCACCAGACCTGGGCCAGATACTTTGTGAA GTTCCTGGATGCCTATGCAGAGCACAAGTTACAGTTCTGGGCAGTGACAGCTGAAAATGAGCCTTCTGCTGGGCTATTGAGTGGATACCCCTTCCAGTGCCTGGGCTTCACCCCTGAACATCAGCGAGACTTCATTGCCCGTGACCTAGGTCCTACCCTCGCCAACAGTACTCACCACAATGTCCGCCTGCTCATGCTGGATGACCAACGCTTGCTGCTGCCCCACTGGGCAAAGGTG GTACTGACAGACCCAGAGGCAGCTAAGTATGTTCATGGCATTGCTGTACATTGGTACCTGGACTTTCTGGCTCCAGCCAAAGCCACCCTAGGGGAGACACACCGCCTGTTCCCCAACACCATGCTCTTTGCCTCAGAGGCCTGTGTGGGCTCCAAGTTCTGGGAGCAGAGTGTGCGGCTAGGCTCCTGGGATCGAGGGATGCAGTACAGCCACAGCATCATCACG AACCTCCTGTACCATGTGGTCGGCTGGACCGACTGGAACCTCGCCCTGAACCCCGAAGGAGGACCCAACTGGGTGCGTAATTTTGTCGACAGTCCCGTCATTGTAGACATCACCAAGGACACGTTTTACAAACAGCCCATGTTCTACCACCTTGGTCACTTCAG CAAGTTCATTCCTGAGGGCTCCCAGAGAGTGGGGCTGGTTGCCAGTCAGAAGAACGACCTGGACACAGTGGCACTGATGCATCCCGATGGCTCTGCCGTTGTGGTCGTGCTAAACCG CTCCTCTAAGGATGTGCCTCTTACCATCAAGGATCCTGCCGTGGGCTTCCTGGAGACGATCTCACCTGGCTACTCCATTCACACCTACCTGTGGTGTCGCCAGTGA